In a single window of the Limnochorda sp. L945t genome:
- a CDS encoding DoxX family protein, with protein sequence MKTLGRVVFGLLRIWLGYQWLEAGLEKLSNPAWVGDKAGVAITGFFNGAIAKATGDHPAVQGWYAAFLKNVALPHATFFSYLVPIGEFLVGMALIFGVLTGFAALVGAFMNLNFMLAGSTSTNPILYTVAIIVALAGARASYFGLDYYVMPIVRRLLDRVRGKEARVGATA encoded by the coding sequence ATGAAGACCCTAGGCCGAGTGGTGTTCGGTCTGCTCCGGATATGGCTCGGCTACCAGTGGCTGGAAGCCGGGCTCGAGAAGCTATCCAACCCCGCGTGGGTCGGCGACAAGGCGGGGGTAGCCATCACCGGGTTCTTCAACGGGGCGATCGCCAAGGCGACGGGCGATCACCCGGCCGTGCAGGGGTGGTATGCAGCGTTCCTGAAGAACGTAGCCCTGCCGCATGCGACGTTCTTCAGCTATCTCGTGCCCATCGGCGAGTTCCTCGTGGGCATGGCCTTGATCTTCGGCGTGCTGACCGGATTTGCGGCGCTGGTGGGCGCCTTCATGAACCTCAACTTCATGCTCGCCGGCTCGACCAGCACCAACCCTATCCTGTACACGGTGGCCATCATCGTGGCGCTGGCAGGCGCTCGAGCGAGCTACTTCGGTCTCGACTACTACGTGATGCCGATCGTTCGCCGGCTGCTCGACCGGGTGCGGGGCAAAGAGGCCCGGGTGGGCGCAACGGCCTGA
- a CDS encoding sigma-70 family RNA polymerase sigma factor, producing MSVSSTGTLPAASNVDPPARPLKRRSEAGGAAAAPRAGTRPRTSGRTRGASDRESSVNLLHTYLKEIGKVPLLTREQEVELAQRAEKGDVRAKARLIEANLRLVVNVAMRFVDRGVPVLDLVQEGNIGLMRAVEKYDWRKGYRFSTYATWWIVQAVRRSITDQARTIRLPAHMVETIGKVNTTATRLGHELGRDASPQEVAAQLGVDVARVEDALRVSQELVSLENPVGDDGMRVADFVGDDQTPQPDEQAARSLLKDQIREVMRQLSPTEQTVLTLRYGLDDGRPRTLEEIGRRLGVTRERIRQIQERALAHLREPARVAALDVYLS from the coding sequence GTGTCCGTATCGTCGACGGGTACGCTTCCCGCAGCCTCCAACGTCGATCCACCCGCCCGGCCCCTGAAGCGTCGCTCTGAAGCCGGCGGCGCCGCTGCCGCTCCCCGCGCCGGCACTCGCCCCCGGACGAGCGGGCGCACGCGTGGTGCCTCGGACCGGGAGAGTTCGGTCAACCTGCTCCACACGTACCTGAAAGAGATTGGGAAGGTACCGCTGCTGACGCGAGAGCAGGAGGTCGAACTGGCCCAGCGCGCCGAGAAGGGCGACGTGCGAGCCAAGGCCCGGCTGATCGAGGCCAACTTGCGTCTGGTCGTCAACGTTGCCATGCGCTTCGTGGATCGGGGCGTGCCGGTACTCGACCTCGTCCAGGAAGGCAACATCGGCCTCATGCGCGCGGTCGAGAAGTACGACTGGCGCAAGGGGTACCGGTTCAGCACGTACGCCACCTGGTGGATCGTGCAGGCGGTGCGGCGCAGCATCACCGACCAGGCCCGGACGATCCGCTTGCCGGCGCACATGGTCGAGACCATCGGGAAGGTCAACACGACGGCCACCCGGTTGGGCCACGAGCTCGGCCGCGATGCGAGCCCCCAGGAGGTGGCCGCGCAACTGGGAGTCGACGTCGCTCGCGTCGAGGATGCCCTGAGGGTCTCCCAGGAACTGGTCTCCCTGGAGAACCCGGTCGGGGACGACGGCATGCGGGTGGCCGACTTCGTCGGCGACGACCAGACACCCCAGCCCGACGAACAGGCGGCTCGCAGCCTGCTCAAGGATCAGATCCGGGAAGTCATGCGACAGCTCTCGCCCACGGAGCAGACCGTGCTCACGCTCCGGTACGGGCTCGACGACGGCCGCCCCCGCACCCTCGAGGAGATCGGCCGCCGGCTGGGCGTGACCCGGGAGCGGATCCGCCAGATCCAGGAGCGGGCCCTTGCCCACCTGCGAGAGCCCGCGAGGGTGGCCGCGCTCGACGTCTACCTCTCGTGA
- a CDS encoding Fur family transcriptional regulator has protein sequence MLSSNGLRVTPQRLSIYEYLLSTRSHPTADEIYQALRSRFPMMSQATVYKTLELLVELGLVCELGFGDEPNRYDGNPKAHINIRCTRCHRIYDLEEPELDRLARTVQERSGFRLSGQRHEFYGVCPDCQRQR, from the coding sequence ATGCTGTCGAGCAACGGGTTGCGCGTGACGCCGCAGCGCCTCAGCATCTACGAATACCTGTTGAGCACCCGCAGCCACCCGACGGCCGACGAGATCTACCAGGCGCTGCGCAGCCGGTTTCCCATGATGAGCCAGGCCACGGTCTACAAGACGCTGGAGCTGCTCGTCGAGCTCGGGCTCGTCTGCGAGTTGGGGTTCGGGGACGAGCCCAACCGGTACGACGGCAACCCGAAGGCCCACATCAACATCCGGTGTACTCGTTGCCATCGTATCTATGACCTGGAGGAACCCGAACTGGACCGCCTGGCCCGCACGGTGCAGGAGCGTTCCGGCTTCCGCCTGAGCGGCCAGCGTCATGAGTTTTACGGCGTCTGTCCCGATTGCCAGCGACAGAGGTGA
- the nth gene encoding endonuclease III yields the protein MNELSSPSPFSPAPDPVAESDEQRRERALAIVQQLERWWPEVRIPLRHGSPLQLLMATILSAQCTDATVNRVSPLLWEAYPDAAALAGADRGRLEAIIHPTGFFRQKARMIQEAARLILARFGGEVPRTMDELLTLPGVGRKTANVLLSAAALEKWPGWEPERAGMGIVVDTHVLRLARRLGLSTSPDPAAVERDLMQIVPRDRWATLPLRLIYFGRRICVARRPHCDDCPLRPLCPSGPYGGASPWLSSRGRPSATPRRKRTARRSGPSR from the coding sequence GTGAACGAGCTCAGCTCCCCATCCCCCTTCTCGCCCGCTCCGGACCCCGTCGCCGAAAGCGACGAGCAACGCCGGGAGCGCGCCCTCGCCATCGTCCAGCAACTCGAGCGCTGGTGGCCGGAGGTCCGGATCCCCCTGCGCCACGGCTCCCCCCTCCAGCTGCTGATGGCGACCATCCTGTCGGCCCAGTGCACCGACGCCACCGTCAACCGGGTGAGCCCCCTGTTGTGGGAGGCGTATCCCGACGCAGCAGCTCTGGCCGGCGCCGATCGGGGCCGCCTCGAGGCGATCATCCATCCTACGGGCTTTTTCCGCCAGAAGGCGCGCATGATCCAGGAGGCGGCGCGGTTGATCCTGGCTCGCTTCGGTGGAGAGGTCCCGCGCACGATGGACGAGCTTCTCACGCTGCCCGGGGTGGGCCGCAAGACGGCCAACGTCCTGCTCTCGGCCGCCGCTCTGGAAAAGTGGCCCGGGTGGGAGCCGGAACGCGCCGGCATGGGGATCGTGGTGGATACCCACGTGCTGCGGCTGGCCCGGAGGCTGGGACTCTCCACGTCGCCGGACCCGGCCGCCGTCGAGCGCGATCTGATGCAGATCGTCCCCCGGGACCGGTGGGCCACCCTGCCGTTGCGCCTCATCTACTTCGGCCGCCGGATCTGCGTCGCGCGGCGGCCCCACTGCGACGACTGCCCCTTGCGGCCGTTGTGCCCGTCCGGCCCGTACGGCGGCGCCAGCCCGTGGCTCAGCTCTCGAGGAAGACCGTCTGCGACGCCTCGTCGTAAGCGAACAGCTCGGCGTAGCGGCCCCAGTCGATGA
- a CDS encoding mannose-1-phosphate guanylyltransferase, which yields METDRLVAVIMAGGRGERFWPLSRRARPKQLLNLDGSRSLIQQAVERVLPLTGPERVLVVTGREYADSIREQLPELPASSILVEPAGKNTAACIGLAAVHLSRVPGPWGPDPIMLVLPADHVVRDGEAFRRVVRAAAAAALRHPLVTLGIWPTRPETGYGYIELGERAAVAQGYDVYRVQRFVEKPDRVLARRYVTDGRHLWNSGMFVWRTGAIREAIATYMPALHEGLERIAAAWGGPDHARTAADVYARLDSVSIDYGVLERAREIAVIPADFGWDDAGSWPALERLFSPDEDGNVVQGGHHVGIDTSQCIVFVNGEPSRSTDPARTGRRPRLVATLGVRDLVIVETEDVTLVCAKDRAQDIKHLLAALRAGEQEAYL from the coding sequence ATGGAGACGGACCGGCTCGTGGCAGTCATCATGGCGGGCGGCCGGGGGGAGCGCTTCTGGCCTTTGTCCCGGCGCGCACGGCCCAAGCAGCTCCTCAATCTCGACGGCTCGCGCAGCCTCATCCAGCAGGCGGTGGAGCGGGTACTGCCCTTGACCGGCCCCGAGAGGGTGCTGGTGGTGACGGGCCGGGAGTATGCCGATTCCATCCGCGAGCAGCTTCCCGAGTTGCCGGCCTCGAGCATCCTGGTGGAGCCGGCCGGCAAGAACACGGCGGCGTGCATCGGGCTGGCGGCGGTCCACTTGAGCCGGGTGCCGGGCCCGTGGGGGCCCGATCCCATCATGCTGGTCCTGCCGGCCGACCATGTCGTCCGGGACGGGGAGGCATTCCGGCGCGTCGTCCGCGCGGCCGCCGCGGCGGCTCTCCGGCATCCCCTGGTGACCCTGGGCATCTGGCCCACCCGCCCGGAGACCGGGTACGGGTACATCGAGCTCGGAGAGCGCGCCGCCGTCGCGCAGGGGTACGACGTGTACCGGGTCCAGCGCTTCGTGGAAAAGCCGGACCGGGTGCTGGCCCGGCGCTACGTGACCGACGGGCGCCACCTGTGGAACAGCGGGATGTTCGTCTGGCGGACCGGCGCCATCCGGGAAGCGATCGCCACCTACATGCCGGCGCTGCACGAGGGGCTGGAACGCATCGCGGCCGCCTGGGGCGGGCCGGACCACGCACGGACGGCCGCCGACGTGTACGCGAGGCTCGACTCCGTGTCGATCGATTACGGGGTGCTGGAGCGGGCCAGAGAGATCGCGGTGATTCCGGCAGACTTTGGATGGGACGACGCCGGCAGCTGGCCTGCACTCGAGAGGCTCTTCTCTCCTGACGAAGACGGCAACGTCGTACAGGGCGGCCACCACGTGGGGATCGACACCAGCCAGTGCATCGTATTCGTCAACGGCGAGCCTTCCAGGTCGACCGACCCGGCCAGGACGGGGCGGCGCCCAAGACTGGTAGCGACTCTCGGCGTGCGCGACCTGGTCATCGTGGAGACTGAAGACGTGACGCTGGTATGTGCCAAGGACCGCGCACAGGATATCAAGCACCTCCTGGCGGCCCTGCGAGCGGGAGAGCAGGAGGCCTACCTCTGA
- a CDS encoding SAM hydrolase/SAM-dependent halogenase family protein: protein MALPAVPLIALLTDFGEGEYAGVVKAVMASLWPQARFIDLCHTVRPHDVREGAWLLRTTYRYFPDGTLFLAVVDPGVGTARPAIAVESRRYRWVGPDNGLLYPAVEDDGAVRVVQLRVPVEASSTFHGRDVFAPVAARWAAGTPIEQLGSVRASPRLVPLQFYREGSCGEIVRVDRFGNLVTPLEPPPGLSPPGRAVVTLLSKRRAFVAASPPIEARWVGTYGDAAPGQWVVLVGSSGTLEVARVQASAAAMLDAEAGDRLCIRLAPETRT from the coding sequence ATGGCGTTGCCCGCGGTACCCCTCATCGCCCTGCTGACCGACTTCGGCGAAGGCGAATACGCCGGCGTCGTCAAGGCGGTGATGGCGAGCCTCTGGCCCCAGGCTCGCTTCATCGACCTGTGCCATACCGTGCGCCCTCACGACGTCCGCGAAGGAGCGTGGCTGCTCCGGACGACCTACCGGTATTTCCCGGATGGCACGCTTTTCCTGGCGGTGGTCGACCCGGGCGTAGGCACGGCACGCCCTGCCATTGCCGTGGAAAGCCGGCGCTACCGGTGGGTCGGCCCGGACAACGGGCTGCTTTACCCCGCGGTGGAGGATGACGGGGCGGTTCGTGTCGTACAACTTCGTGTACCGGTCGAGGCATCCAGCACCTTCCACGGACGCGACGTCTTCGCTCCGGTGGCCGCGCGGTGGGCCGCGGGTACGCCGATCGAGCAGCTGGGCTCCGTGCGGGCGTCCCCCCGCCTGGTTCCCTTGCAGTTCTACCGAGAAGGGTCGTGCGGCGAGATCGTCCGCGTGGACCGGTTCGGCAACCTGGTGACGCCGCTCGAGCCTCCCCCGGGCCTGTCGCCGCCGGGCCGGGCCGTCGTGACGCTGCTCTCGAAGCGCCGGGCCTTCGTGGCCGCCTCGCCGCCCATCGAGGCCCGCTGGGTCGGCACGTACGGCGACGCCGCTCCGGGTCAATGGGTGGTGCTGGTGGGTTCCTCGGGGACCCTGGAGGTGGCCCGGGTCCAGGCGTCAGCTGCGGCCATGCTGGACGCCGAGGCCGGGGATCGCCTGTGCATCCGGCTGGCGCCGGAGACGCGCACCTGA
- a CDS encoding NAD(P)-dependent oxidoreductase codes for MTQVRRPQYVRVPIPHRDAGERVQDFSEVALTYTDDQAVLEAQRCLQCYKPACEQACPNHNPIKAFLAMVAEGRPIEAAEMLWEHNALPSCTGRVCAWENQCEGACPLGRKGEPVAIGAIERYLAEKALAARFDQPPSLRGPWPSGRHAVPPGDVAVVGAGPAGLSCASVLARKGWRVTVLDAWVVPGGVMSYGIPEFVLPKSTVAAEIRRLEGLGIRFVQDVTVGEDVLVDELLGPMGYRAVFLGIGANEAVRLGVPGEDLEGVVSAKDFLMAVARRQIGGAAPASGHDLVGKRVIVVGAGNTAMDAARTARRLGASDVAVYYRRAREHSPSRPVEMALAEEEGVRFEFLVAPSRFVGDGGRLRAIEMARMRLGEPDASGRPSPEPIPGSEYLVPADLAILAVGYRVERTLGDKTPGLETGRGGRIVVKDPHGLTSRLPVWAGGDCVTGANTVVHAVAAGRVAAEAIAAYLEGAPAVAGPVPRAGGG; via the coding sequence GTGACGCAGGTCCGCCGCCCGCAGTACGTGCGGGTGCCCATCCCTCATCGAGACGCAGGCGAACGCGTCCAGGACTTCTCCGAGGTGGCCCTCACGTACACGGACGATCAGGCCGTGCTGGAGGCGCAACGATGCCTGCAGTGCTACAAACCGGCGTGCGAGCAGGCATGTCCCAACCACAACCCCATCAAGGCGTTCCTCGCCATGGTGGCCGAAGGCAGGCCGATCGAGGCGGCGGAGATGCTCTGGGAGCACAACGCCCTCCCGTCGTGCACGGGCCGCGTCTGCGCCTGGGAGAACCAGTGCGAGGGAGCCTGCCCTCTCGGGCGCAAGGGCGAGCCCGTGGCCATTGGCGCCATCGAGCGCTACCTGGCGGAGAAGGCGCTCGCCGCCAGGTTCGACCAGCCTCCTTCCCTGCGCGGCCCCTGGCCCTCCGGCCGCCACGCGGTCCCGCCCGGCGACGTGGCCGTGGTGGGGGCAGGCCCGGCAGGGCTCTCGTGCGCGAGCGTGCTCGCTCGCAAGGGATGGCGGGTCACGGTCCTCGACGCCTGGGTAGTGCCCGGAGGCGTGATGAGCTACGGCATCCCGGAGTTCGTGCTGCCCAAGAGCACGGTGGCGGCCGAGATCCGGCGCCTGGAGGGGCTGGGGATCCGGTTCGTCCAGGACGTCACGGTGGGGGAGGACGTGCTGGTCGACGAGCTGCTGGGACCCATGGGCTACCGGGCGGTCTTCCTCGGTATCGGCGCCAACGAGGCCGTGCGGCTCGGGGTGCCGGGCGAGGATCTGGAGGGCGTGGTGAGCGCCAAGGACTTCCTCATGGCCGTGGCCCGGCGCCAGATCGGGGGGGCCGCTCCTGCGTCAGGTCACGACCTGGTGGGCAAGCGGGTCATCGTGGTAGGCGCCGGCAACACGGCCATGGACGCCGCCCGCACGGCCCGCCGCCTCGGGGCGAGCGACGTCGCCGTCTACTACCGCAGGGCCCGGGAGCACAGCCCCTCGCGCCCGGTGGAGATGGCTCTGGCGGAGGAAGAAGGGGTCCGGTTCGAGTTCCTGGTGGCGCCCTCCCGCTTCGTCGGGGACGGCGGGCGGCTCCGGGCGATCGAGATGGCCCGGATGCGGCTGGGTGAGCCGGACGCCTCGGGACGGCCGTCGCCGGAGCCCATCCCGGGATCCGAGTACCTCGTACCTGCGGATCTGGCCATCCTGGCGGTAGGATACCGGGTGGAGCGGACCCTGGGCGACAAGACTCCCGGCCTGGAGACGGGGCGCGGCGGCCGGATCGTGGTCAAAGACCCCCACGGCCTCACCTCCCGCCTCCCCGTGTGGGCCGGAGGCGACTGCGTCACCGGCGCCAATACCGTGGTCCACGCAGTTGCAGCAGGGCGGGTGGCCGCCGAGGCCATCGCCGCTTACCTCGAGGGGGCTCCGGCCGTCGCCGGGCCGGTCCCCCGGGCCGGCGGAGGATGA